The Xanthomonas indica genome has a segment encoding these proteins:
- the gluQRS gene encoding tRNA glutamyl-Q(34) synthetase GluQRS, with the protein MSPPPYRGRFAPSPTGPLHLGSLLAAFGSWLLARHAGGQWLLRIEDVDRPRSVPGAAARQLASLRACGLEADGPALRQSERDPVYRDAAQRLLQAGLAFPCSCSRSDLAAQGGVHHACVASAPRPQPAIRLRVPPGAASVVAFDDALRGRLTQDVHAEVGDVVLLRADGCWAYQLAVVVDDAAQGITDVVRGADLLDSTPRQILLQRALGLPTPRYLHLPLLLGADGRKLSKSHAALPLDDADPLPALRLAWATLGQPPAALAGAGSVPALLAAALRAFDPARLSVQDRGVDDAAQVAAAIPSDTEAD; encoded by the coding sequence ATGTCTCCACCCCCCTACCGCGGCCGCTTTGCGCCCTCGCCCACCGGCCCGCTGCACCTGGGATCCCTGCTCGCCGCCTTCGGCAGCTGGCTGCTCGCGCGTCACGCCGGTGGCCAATGGTTGCTGCGCATCGAGGACGTGGACCGCCCGCGCAGCGTGCCCGGCGCCGCCGCGCGGCAACTGGCCAGCCTGCGCGCCTGCGGCCTGGAGGCCGACGGGCCGGCGCTGCGGCAGAGCGAGCGCGACCCGGTGTACCGCGACGCGGCGCAGCGACTGCTGCAGGCCGGCCTCGCCTTCCCCTGCAGTTGCAGCCGCAGCGACCTGGCGGCGCAAGGCGGCGTGCACCATGCCTGCGTCGCCAGCGCGCCGCGCCCGCAGCCGGCCATCCGCCTGCGCGTGCCGCCCGGCGCGGCCAGCGTGGTCGCCTTCGACGACGCCCTGCGCGGCCGGCTGACCCAGGACGTCCATGCCGAGGTCGGCGACGTGGTGCTGCTGCGCGCCGACGGCTGCTGGGCCTACCAGTTGGCGGTGGTGGTCGACGATGCCGCGCAAGGCATCACCGACGTGGTGCGCGGCGCCGACCTGCTCGACTCCACACCGCGGCAGATCCTGCTGCAGCGCGCACTGGGCCTGCCGACGCCGCGCTACCTGCACCTGCCGCTGCTGCTCGGCGCCGACGGCCGCAAGCTGTCGAAATCGCACGCGGCGCTGCCGCTGGACGATGCCGACCCGCTGCCGGCGCTGCGCCTGGCCTGGGCGACGCTGGGCCAGCCGCCGGCGGCGTTGGCGGGCGCGGGTTCGGTGCCGGCGCTGTTGGCCGCGGCGCTGCGCGCCTTCGACCCGGCGCGCCTGTCCGTGCAGGACCGAGGGGTGGACGATGCGGCGCAGGTGGCGGCTGCTATCCCCAGCGACACTGAGGCTGACTAG
- a CDS encoding cold-shock protein has translation MAERQNGTVKWFNDAKGFGFITPESGPDLFVHFRAIQGTGFKSLQEGQKVTFVAVQGQKGMQADQVQAV, from the coding sequence ATGGCTGAGCGTCAGAACGGTACCGTGAAGTGGTTCAACGATGCCAAGGGTTTTGGCTTCATCACCCCGGAAAGCGGCCCGGACCTGTTCGTGCACTTCCGTGCCATCCAGGGCACCGGCTTCAAGTCGCTGCAGGAAGGCCAGAAGGTGACCTTCGTCGCCGTGCAGGGCCAGAAGGGTATGCAGGCTGACCAGGTGCAGGCCGTCTAA
- a CDS encoding EAL domain-containing protein → MHTGKDITLRLMIVDDSGEDAEAIVSSLRNSGIAVRPSRPQHAEELGAMLAAQPIDLVLSAQAQSIPLPQVLQRVAASGKDIPVIVLAERIDEEEWLEAVAGGARAIALRQRPEHLLAVVRTTWSDLQARRGLRRIEAQMRETERRCDALIASSRDPIAYIHEGMHIRANDAYLEMFGFDTFDDVEGVSLLDMVAPQHVEGFKQLLKSLGKGEPPPAQYQVDARTLEGDSFPATMEFATASYEGEACVQVVFRRREEFDPELAREVEDLRQRDQVTGLLNRPTFMLALETAVAQVGRGEGQYGFLLVEPDHYARLLADIGLDSADTLVAALAQHLAAAIDGDVQAARFGEHNFALLLEGDYARTAALAERLLQAYASHVFSVGERSATVTVSIGGVQIGEKIASVGQVLARASENVQATVELGGNACKIFDPGAADRLEEERVQRWVQHLREALAGDGFLLHYQPVLNLQGDQHELYEAYLRLERNDELIGPSTFLGIAAEHGLTAEIDRWVVARAIAVIGERQRAGHATSLLVKVSPEAFADTQMVDLIRRELATHGVPGDRLWLQTPEAKVFTHLRNAQQFLADATALGCKVGLEQFGSGLDSFQLLAHFQPSFLKLDRGFTQDLTQTREHQDKIREITARAQSASIRTIAEFVSDATSMSLLFSAGVDYVQGEFVGLAGPGMTFDFA, encoded by the coding sequence ATGCACACAGGCAAAGACATCACGCTCCGCCTGATGATCGTCGACGACAGCGGCGAAGACGCCGAGGCGATCGTCAGCAGCCTGCGCAACAGCGGCATCGCCGTGCGCCCGTCGCGGCCGCAGCACGCCGAGGAGTTGGGGGCGATGCTGGCTGCCCAGCCGATCGACCTGGTGCTCAGCGCGCAGGCCCAGTCGATCCCCCTGCCGCAGGTGCTGCAGCGGGTCGCGGCCAGCGGCAAGGACATCCCGGTCATCGTGCTGGCCGAACGCATCGACGAGGAAGAATGGCTGGAGGCCGTGGCCGGCGGCGCGCGCGCGATCGCGCTGCGGCAGCGCCCCGAGCACCTGCTGGCGGTGGTCCGCACCACCTGGTCCGACCTGCAGGCGCGGCGCGGGCTGCGCCGGATCGAGGCGCAGATGCGCGAGACCGAGCGCCGCTGCGACGCGCTGATCGCTTCCTCGCGCGATCCGATCGCCTACATCCACGAAGGCATGCACATCCGCGCCAACGACGCCTACCTGGAGATGTTCGGGTTCGACACGTTCGACGACGTGGAAGGCGTGTCGCTGCTGGACATGGTCGCCCCGCAACACGTGGAAGGCTTCAAGCAACTGCTGAAGTCGCTGGGCAAGGGCGAGCCGCCGCCGGCGCAGTACCAGGTGGATGCACGCACCCTGGAAGGCGACAGCTTTCCGGCGACGATGGAATTCGCCACCGCCAGCTACGAGGGCGAGGCCTGCGTGCAGGTGGTGTTCCGCCGCCGCGAGGAGTTCGACCCGGAACTGGCGCGCGAGGTCGAGGACCTGCGCCAGCGCGACCAGGTCACCGGCCTGCTCAACCGCCCGACCTTCATGCTGGCGCTGGAAACCGCGGTGGCCCAGGTCGGCCGCGGCGAGGGGCAGTACGGCTTCCTGCTGGTCGAGCCGGATCATTACGCGCGGCTGCTGGCCGACATCGGCCTGGATTCGGCCGACACGCTGGTCGCGGCACTGGCCCAGCACCTGGCCGCGGCCATCGACGGCGACGTGCAGGCGGCGCGCTTCGGCGAGCACAACTTCGCGCTGCTGCTGGAAGGCGATTACGCGCGGACTGCGGCGCTGGCCGAGCGCCTGCTGCAGGCCTACGCCAGCCACGTGTTCAGCGTCGGCGAGCGCTCGGCCACGGTCACCGTCAGCATCGGCGGCGTGCAGATCGGCGAGAAGATCGCCAGCGTCGGCCAGGTCCTGGCCCGCGCCAGCGAGAACGTGCAGGCCACCGTCGAACTCGGCGGCAATGCCTGCAAGATCTTCGATCCCGGCGCGGCCGACCGGCTCGAGGAAGAGCGCGTGCAGCGCTGGGTGCAGCACCTGCGCGAGGCGCTGGCCGGCGATGGCTTCCTGCTGCACTACCAGCCGGTGCTGAACCTGCAGGGCGACCAGCACGAGTTGTACGAGGCCTACCTGCGCCTGGAGCGCAACGACGAGTTGATCGGCCCGTCGACCTTCCTCGGCATCGCCGCCGAGCATGGCCTGACCGCCGAGATCGACCGCTGGGTGGTGGCCCGCGCGATCGCCGTGATCGGCGAACGCCAACGCGCCGGCCACGCCACCAGCCTGCTGGTCAAGGTCAGCCCGGAGGCCTTCGCCGACACGCAGATGGTCGACCTGATCCGGCGCGAACTGGCGACGCACGGCGTGCCCGGCGACCGCCTTTGGCTACAGACGCCGGAAGCCAAGGTGTTCACCCACCTGCGCAACGCACAGCAGTTCCTGGCCGACGCGACCGCATTGGGCTGCAAGGTCGGGCTGGAACAGTTCGGCTCCGGCCTGGACTCGTTCCAGCTGCTGGCGCACTTCCAGCCCTCGTTCCTGAAACTGGACCGCGGCTTCACGCAGGACCTGACCCAGACCCGCGAACACCAGGACAAGATCCGCGAGATCACCGCACGCGCGCAGTCGGCAAGCATCCGCACCATCGCCGAGTTCGTCTCCGACGCAACCTCGATGAGCCTGCTGTTCAGTGCCGGCGTCGATTACGTGCAGGGCGAGTTCGTCGGCCTGGCCGGGCCGGGGATGACCTTCGACTTTGCCTGA
- the htpX gene encoding protease HtpX has protein sequence MFNRIVLFLITNLAVLVLAGIVMSVFGVNPNQMGGLLVMAAIFGFGGSLVSLLLSKFMAKRATGAQVITEPRNHTERWLLQTVQRQAQAAGIGMPEVAVYDGPEINAFATGANRNNALVAVSTGLLQNMTEDEAEAVLGHEISHIANGDMVTMALLQGVLNTFVIVLARVVGGVVDSYLSGSRDGRRGLAYYAIVMVLELVFGLFATMIAMWFSRYREFRADAGGASLAGRGKMIAALQRLELNHGQSTLPSQVQAFGIAGGLGQGLRKLFMSHPPLAERIATLRAAQVNATVS, from the coding sequence ATGTTCAATCGCATCGTCCTGTTCCTCATCACCAACCTGGCGGTGCTGGTCCTGGCCGGCATTGTCATGTCCGTGTTCGGGGTCAACCCGAACCAGATGGGCGGCCTGCTGGTGATGGCCGCGATCTTCGGCTTCGGCGGCTCGCTGGTCTCGCTGCTGCTGTCCAAGTTCATGGCCAAGCGCGCCACCGGCGCGCAGGTCATCACCGAGCCGCGCAACCACACCGAGCGCTGGTTGCTGCAGACCGTCCAGCGCCAGGCGCAGGCCGCCGGCATCGGCATGCCCGAGGTCGCCGTGTATGACGGCCCGGAGATCAACGCTTTCGCCACGGGCGCCAACCGCAACAACGCCCTGGTCGCGGTCTCCACGGGTTTGCTGCAGAACATGACCGAGGACGAGGCCGAGGCGGTGCTGGGCCACGAGATCAGCCATATCGCCAACGGCGACATGGTGACCATGGCGTTGCTGCAGGGTGTGCTCAACACCTTCGTGATCGTGCTGGCGCGTGTGGTCGGCGGCGTGGTCGACAGCTATCTGTCGGGCAGCCGCGACGGCCGCCGCGGCCTGGCCTACTACGCGATCGTGATGGTGCTGGAACTGGTGTTCGGCCTGTTCGCGACCATGATCGCGATGTGGTTCTCGCGCTACCGCGAGTTCCGCGCCGACGCCGGCGGCGCCAGCCTGGCCGGCCGCGGCAAGATGATCGCCGCGCTGCAGCGGCTGGAACTCAACCATGGCCAGAGCACGCTGCCGTCGCAGGTGCAGGCGTTCGGCATCGCCGGCGGCCTGGGGCAGGGCCTGCGCAAGTTGTTCATGAGTCACCCGCCGTTGGCCGAGCGCATCGCCACCCTGCGCGCCGCGCAGGTCAACGCAACTGTGAGCTGA
- the phaR gene encoding polyhydroxyalkanoate synthesis repressor PhaR produces MAEIRIIKKYPNRRLYDTEISSYITIEDVRQLIIDGEEFEVRDAKTGEDLSRAVLLQIIADQEQDGEPMLSTQLLSQIIRFYGDSLQGFMGNYLERSMQVFLDQQQQFRQQMGNLLGQTPWTMMNQLTERNLELWQEFQRNLGAGFGRPTAGTSKPGEPPAGAAPKSRPR; encoded by the coding sequence ATGGCTGAGATTCGCATCATCAAGAAGTATCCCAATCGCCGCCTCTACGACACCGAGATCTCCAGTTACATCACCATCGAAGACGTCCGCCAGCTGATCATCGACGGCGAAGAATTCGAAGTCCGCGACGCCAAGACTGGCGAAGACCTCAGCCGCGCGGTGCTGCTGCAGATCATCGCCGACCAGGAACAGGACGGCGAACCGATGCTGTCCACGCAGTTGCTGAGCCAGATCATCCGCTTCTACGGCGACTCGCTGCAGGGCTTCATGGGCAACTACCTGGAGCGCAGCATGCAGGTGTTCCTCGACCAGCAGCAGCAGTTCCGCCAGCAGATGGGCAATCTGCTGGGGCAGACCCCGTGGACCATGATGAACCAGCTCACCGAGCGGAATCTGGAGTTGTGGCAGGAGTTCCAGCGCAACCTCGGCGCCGGCTTCGGCCGCCCGACCGCCGGCACCAGCAAGCCCGGCGAACCGCCGGCCGGCGCGGCCCCGAAGTCGCGTCCGCGCTGA
- a CDS encoding beta-ketoacyl-ACP reductase translates to MTSRVALVTGGTGGIGTAICERLAAQGHRVASNYRDQAKALAWQQRMRERGHDVAIVPGDVASPEHAQALVREVERQLGPVEILVNNAGITRDTTFHKMTAEQWHEVINTNLNSVFNVTRPVIEGMRQQRWGRVIQISSINGLKGQYGQANYAAAKAGMHGFTISLARENASYGITVNTVSPGYVATDMVMAVPEEVRAKIAADIPTGRLGKPEEIAYAVAFLVAEEAAWITGSNLDINGGHHMGW, encoded by the coding sequence ATGACATCACGCGTTGCGCTGGTCACCGGCGGCACCGGCGGCATCGGAACCGCGATCTGCGAGCGGCTGGCCGCGCAGGGCCACCGTGTGGCCAGCAACTACCGCGACCAGGCCAAGGCCCTGGCCTGGCAGCAACGCATGCGCGAGCGCGGCCATGACGTGGCCATCGTTCCCGGCGACGTCGCCTCGCCCGAACATGCGCAGGCCCTGGTCCGCGAGGTCGAACGCCAACTCGGCCCGGTCGAGATCCTGGTCAACAACGCCGGCATCACCCGCGACACCACCTTCCACAAGATGACCGCCGAGCAATGGCACGAGGTCATCAACACCAACCTCAACTCGGTGTTCAACGTCACCCGCCCGGTGATCGAGGGCATGCGCCAGCAGCGCTGGGGCCGGGTCATCCAGATCAGTTCGATCAACGGCCTCAAGGGCCAGTACGGCCAGGCCAACTACGCCGCGGCCAAGGCCGGCATGCACGGCTTCACCATTTCGCTGGCGCGCGAGAACGCCAGCTACGGCATCACCGTCAACACGGTCTCGCCGGGCTACGTCGCCACCGACATGGTGATGGCGGTACCGGAGGAAGTCCGCGCCAAGATCGCCGCCGACATTCCCACCGGGCGCCTCGGCAAGCCGGAGGAGATCGCCTACGCGGTGGCCTTCCTGGTCGCCGAGGAAGCGGCATGGATCACCGGCTCGAACCTGGACATCAACGGCGGCCACCACATGGGGTGGTGA
- a CDS encoding NAD(P)/FAD-dependent oxidoreductase encodes MNAGTAPLRTDVVVIGAGAAGLMCAIAAGQRGRRVRVIDHANKVGKKILMSGGGRCNFTNTGTGPGNFLSANPHFCKSALARYRPTDFIDLVERHGIAYHEKELGQLFCDISSKQIVRMLVDECTAAGVTVRTGCGVRAVERGSDGFRLDTDDGPVHTESLVVATGGLSIPSLGASGFGYGLARQFGHAVLPTRAGLVPLTLSGKHQERLHDLSGLAVPVEARCNGAHFRNFMLITHRGVSGPAILQISSYWQPGDDLRLDLLPGQDAAAWLREQKRLRGAAELRTVLGEALPRRFAQRLCEVWLPDKPVRQLDEPQLRAAAELLAAWPLVASGTEGYRTAEVTLGGVDTDQVSSSTMESRRVPGLYFVGEVLDVTGWLGGYNFQWAWASGHAAGMAA; translated from the coding sequence ATGAACGCCGGGACCGCCCCCCTCCGCACCGACGTCGTGGTGATCGGTGCCGGCGCCGCCGGGCTGATGTGCGCGATCGCCGCCGGCCAGCGCGGCCGCCGGGTGCGGGTGATCGACCATGCCAACAAGGTCGGCAAGAAGATCCTGATGTCCGGCGGCGGCCGCTGCAACTTCACCAACACCGGCACCGGGCCGGGCAACTTCCTGTCGGCCAATCCGCACTTCTGCAAGTCGGCGCTGGCCCGCTACCGCCCCACCGACTTCATCGACCTGGTCGAGCGCCACGGCATCGCCTATCACGAGAAGGAACTGGGGCAGTTGTTCTGCGACATCTCCTCCAAGCAGATCGTGCGCATGCTGGTGGACGAATGCACCGCGGCCGGAGTCACGGTGCGTACCGGCTGCGGCGTGCGCGCGGTGGAACGCGGCAGCGACGGCTTCCGCCTGGACACCGACGATGGCCCGGTGCATACAGAGTCGCTGGTGGTGGCGACCGGTGGCCTGTCGATCCCCAGCCTCGGCGCCAGCGGCTTCGGCTACGGGCTGGCGCGGCAGTTCGGCCACGCGGTGCTGCCGACCCGCGCCGGCCTGGTGCCGCTGACCCTGAGCGGCAAGCACCAGGAACGCCTGCACGACCTGTCGGGCCTGGCGGTGCCGGTGGAGGCCAGGTGCAACGGCGCGCATTTCCGCAACTTCATGCTGATCACCCACCGCGGGGTCAGCGGCCCGGCGATCCTGCAGATCTCCTCGTACTGGCAACCTGGCGACGACCTGCGCCTGGACCTGCTGCCGGGGCAGGACGCGGCGGCCTGGCTGCGCGAACAGAAACGCCTGCGCGGCGCCGCCGAACTGCGCACGGTGCTGGGCGAGGCGCTGCCGCGCCGCTTCGCGCAGCGGCTGTGCGAGGTGTGGCTGCCGGACAAGCCGGTACGCCAACTGGACGAGCCGCAACTGCGCGCCGCCGCCGAACTGCTCGCCGCCTGGCCGCTGGTGGCCAGCGGCACCGAGGGCTACCGCACCGCCGAAGTCACCCTGGGCGGCGTGGACACCGACCAGGTGTCGTCCTCGACCATGGAATCGCGGCGCGTGCCCGGCCTGTACTTCGTCGGCGAAGTGCTCGACGTCACCGGCTGGCTGGGCGGCTACAACTTCCAGTGGGCCTGGGCCTCGGGCCATGCGGCTGGCATGGCGGCGTGA
- a CDS encoding YaeQ family protein: protein MALTATLRKAELQISDMDRGYYAAHSLTLAQHPSETDQRLMARLLTFALYAEERLLFGKGLSSDDEPDLWRMDYTGAIEQWIEVGQPDESRVRKACGRARSVVVANYGGRAADIWWDKNASALGKLKQVQVIDLPGEAVAAAAELIQRSMRFDVMIQDGEVQWLGDNGSVVFVPTVRKAAT from the coding sequence ATGGCCCTCACCGCCACCCTCCGCAAGGCGGAGCTGCAGATTTCCGATATGGACCGCGGCTACTACGCCGCCCATTCCCTGACCCTGGCGCAACACCCGTCCGAAACCGACCAGCGGCTGATGGCCCGCCTGCTGACCTTCGCCCTGTATGCCGAGGAGCGCCTGCTGTTCGGCAAGGGCCTGAGCAGCGACGATGAACCCGACTTGTGGCGGATGGACTACACCGGCGCGATCGAGCAATGGATCGAGGTCGGCCAGCCCGACGAATCGCGGGTGCGCAAGGCCTGCGGCCGGGCGCGCTCGGTGGTGGTCGCCAACTACGGCGGTCGCGCCGCCGACATCTGGTGGGACAAGAATGCCTCCGCGCTGGGCAAGCTCAAGCAGGTGCAGGTGATCGACCTGCCGGGCGAGGCTGTCGCCGCCGCGGCCGAGCTGATCCAGCGCAGCATGCGCTTCGACGTGATGATCCAGGACGGCGAAGTGCAATGGCTGGGCGACAACGGCAGCGTCGTGTTCGTGCCCACGGTGCGCAAAGCCGCGACATGA
- a CDS encoding TraB/GumN family protein encodes MTPFPRPLRRLLLGLSLCLALPALARTPPPVAATPVAPAAAAPAVAPPTPLLWKVSGPRGTLYLLGSFHMLKAEDYPLAREVDAAYAASPRLLFELAPKDVDAPQLGAQMLQAAQRHDGKRLQDDLDPATWERLRRYAAGHGLPLAQMSGFEPWFVGLSISIADMKAQGLQADAGLDRHFMTLALQDGKTAEGLETAQAQIDLLDGMDPVEQKQMLIEALGDAEQGAAQTLRLHDAWRRGDERQLWQEIGAQMKRDYPRLYQRIDVERNQAWLPRLEQRLKDGGGDTLVVVGALHLLGPDGVVDGLRARGYKVERICASCKPARSR; translated from the coding sequence ATGACCCCATTCCCGCGCCCGTTGCGCCGCCTGCTGCTGGGGCTGTCGTTGTGCCTGGCCCTGCCGGCACTGGCCCGCACGCCGCCGCCGGTGGCCGCGACGCCTGTCGCACCCGCCGCCGCTGCGCCCGCCGTGGCGCCGCCCACGCCGTTGTTGTGGAAGGTCAGCGGCCCGCGCGGCACGCTGTACCTGCTGGGCTCGTTCCACATGCTCAAGGCGGAGGACTATCCGCTGGCGCGCGAGGTCGATGCGGCCTATGCGGCGTCGCCGCGGTTGTTGTTCGAACTGGCGCCGAAGGACGTGGACGCGCCGCAACTGGGCGCGCAGATGCTGCAGGCCGCGCAGCGCCACGACGGCAAGCGGCTGCAGGACGACCTGGACCCGGCGACGTGGGAGCGGCTGCGCCGCTACGCCGCCGGCCACGGCCTGCCGCTGGCGCAGATGAGCGGCTTCGAACCGTGGTTCGTCGGCCTCAGCATCAGCATCGCCGACATGAAGGCGCAGGGCCTGCAGGCCGATGCCGGGCTGGACCGCCACTTCATGACCCTGGCCCTGCAGGACGGCAAGACCGCCGAGGGCCTGGAGACCGCACAGGCGCAGATCGACCTGCTCGACGGCATGGACCCGGTGGAGCAGAAGCAGATGCTGATCGAGGCGCTGGGCGACGCCGAGCAGGGCGCGGCGCAGACCCTGCGCCTGCACGATGCCTGGCGCCGCGGCGACGAGCGCCAGCTGTGGCAGGAGATCGGCGCGCAGATGAAGCGCGACTACCCGCGGCTGTACCAGCGCATCGACGTGGAGCGCAACCAGGCCTGGCTGCCGCGCCTGGAGCAGCGCCTGAAGGACGGCGGCGGCGACACCCTGGTGGTGGTCGGGGCGCTGCACCTGCTGGGGCCGGACGGCGTGGTCGACGGCCTGCGCGCGCGTGGCTACAAGGTCGAGCGGATCTGCGCGAGCTGCAAGCCGGCGAGGTCGCGCTGA